AACTCAGGGTGATTGAAGTGGCAAGGCCAATACCCTCACTTTCGGAAAGAGCTACCCAGGCAGCTGCCCTCCTTGTGCCTTCCTCTGATATAAATTGACTACTGTCCTCTTtggttttctcttcctctcccacATCCAGCCACTACACCTACTCTGTGGAGCATCTGACGATTTTTGCAATTTTCTACCTGAGTCTTCTACCTTTTTAGAAATACCACTCTTTGACCATGCCTCAACGACGAAGACGGCCCCTCCTCAGCCTGTTTGCAGGGGGGTACACACCCCAAATGAGAGAGGCGTCAGTTCACCAAATCTCCCTTAGGGTGTAAGATAGTTGCTAACAAAGTATCGATAGAGTGGACCAAGTACCGATTCCGAACGAGTCAGTATTTTCACCTACCTTAATCTTCAAATGTTCACCGTCATAGAATCAAATGTTGCGTCTGCAAGCGGCGTCGTCCAAAGTCTCTGTACTCAAACAACCAACTGAACTATCTCCGCCAGGCAATATTCGATCTTGGCTATAGCAATGTTCGTGACCAGCAGGTTGCAAAGTGTGGACCATGCACAAATTCTCAGGTCTGTGAGGAGCTGTGTCATCGTTGCGGTCACTACCGTGCCATCGACCAATTCGCCAGAAACCAACGGAATCGCGATAGTCCGGTATGATTTTCTTCAGCTATGCAATGCGAAGGCTTCTAACGCTTGCTTTGTTCTTATAGCTCTGTCAGCCCTGCATGAACTACCAGATGTCCCTCGATCCTGCCGATCAACCTCTTGCAATCATGGACAAGGTCGTGGCTGAGGATACGGgagaggatgaggaagaggagctTAACTCTGAGCCTGCTGGTCGTTCTGGATCTGTGGCTCTTTCTAATTTTATGGAACACCCTGGGTCTGTTAATCTCTCTGGCTCTCTGGGTCAGCCGGTAAATGATCAGCATAACGTCAGCTTTGCCCAAGACTTCCTCTTACTGATGCACATCCCGTTACTACAGAAGAGTCTAGAGCAGGGCATCGAAAGGGCTCTTGTCCTGCACGATGATTCCACAGAGAGTGAGGGTAACGGTAACCGGAGCGGCTTCGCAAGGGTCAAGGTGGGTGACTTCATTTTTAATAGGGCTTCTATATCTCTGAAAGATTTTTTCCAAAGCTTAATTCTATAGGCGCACCGTGCCCATCAAGAGCCTGTTCCCGACCCTGAGCCCGCCCCAGGTTGGGCACCCGGTACTCGCAAGGTCAATAATGGTGCTCCTTGGAAAGGAGGAAGGTTCCTTTAATTCTTTCCAACACCATATCAACCTCCGAGTTGTGAAAGATGATGCTTCTATGGGAATTTCGGCTGCTAGGCTGTGCTAATGCAGTCCACgacttgctcttcttcttccaattcTTCTATCTCTGTAGTACTCCCGGTTTCTCGCTTGCTTCTTCATACAAACGGTTTGACTACTGGGTACATCTCTGATGTCTCGTATATATCCAGACGCTGTTTCTCGCTGTTTCGTCGGGGGAAGCGAGTTTCTCGTGATTTTAGCGCTGTGACTGGTGCGTGTCTTACAGGCAACATTTTTCACATTCTAATCTACGAAACTTTCATTTACGGTGTGGGCTTACAAGTCCGCGCCTGATTAAATCCTGTCTACTTCTTTTTCGCTTTCGTTTCTGGATTGAACATGCTTTCTGAAGATACAGACGCCAATCCAAGTTTACTTTTTTGAGCTCCCATGGTTCGGGAGGCAATAGTGCTGTGGTTATGACATCAGTGGCACCATCAACCCCACATACTATAAATAACCTTGGAAAGCATTTGCAGCTTGTAGCTCGAGTTCATGGCAGTAATTCTAGCATGTTCTAGCTATTTGTGTTGGGAATGTGAGGCAATGGCAAACAGAGTAATTCCTTTGATTATTTGAATTCTCCGACAAATTTTTGGTTTGTTCATTCCAATAATAGTGTCAGGTCATCACTTTCGTAAGGTTAGATGAGGGCAGCCCAACAGAACAACCCTTCAGACTACAGTAATTCTCTGGTCTGTCGATCGGGGCCCAACCGTCGGATCCGAGCCGACGGTTGGTGATGACATAGCTCAATCTTTGAAATAGTGTTCTTGGTAATTGTGATAGGTGCAAGGGCAACTATAATGCACACAATGCATGGAATATGCATGCTCCGTTAGTCTGCCGATAGTGTCGCTGTGACCTAGTCTAGCAAAATGACAGAACATCTGTGGGACTATAATATATAGAACAAAGGGTTAATGTATTCACGAGCGACCGCACAATGTGACGTCGAGGGAGCACAAAGAGAATGATTCGCAAGCCCGTCTCGCTCTTTGTGACGATGTGATCGCCACAACGTCTCACTCGACCCCCACCAGCCCCTCTACCATAAACTATTAGTAACTCGTGACCTCTCTactcttcttcctttttaATACTCCTCTCCAAATTG
Above is a window of Penicillium digitatum chromosome 2, complete sequence DNA encoding:
- a CDS encoding Stc1 domain, with the translated sequence MPQRRRRPLLSLFAGGYTPQMREAVDQVPIPNEIKCCVCKRRRPKSLYSNNQLNYLRQAIFDLGYSNVRDQQVAKCGPCTNSQVCEELCHRCGHYRAIDQFARNQRNRDSPLCQPCMNYQMSLDPADQPLAIMDKVVAEDTGEDEEEELNSEPAGRSGSVALSNFMEHPGSVNLSGSLGQPKSLEQGIERALVLHDDSTESEGNGNRSGFARVKAHRAHQEPVPDPEPAPGWAPGTRKVNNGAPWKGGRFL